The following coding sequences lie in one Fusarium poae strain DAOMC 252244 chromosome 1, whole genome shotgun sequence genomic window:
- a CDS encoding hypothetical protein (BUSCO:53986at5125) yields MAEEQKNIEVPQETKPETTGISAPAVEAPVETKPVEETPVVAAETAPAAEEKAAEEAKPLDEAAKNEEEKKEEEAKPVEEGHLNHKAQGLSFPKNLIPTKEFFFFGTDAVEPKTLSHYLKSEKSAETAHSNIAWASETGKGLLFVGDKKNPSSVISLADATEPEIDGSNKFHLTSKGNKHTFKASNTAERDNWVAQLKLKIAEAKELATTVTESETYTATLESFKPAKKEEKVAEAPKEETAAVVPATEEAAPATEETAKVEEPTEVKTEEPKRRSASRKRTSFFGFGKKEEAKKDEVKKEAETKNADEVAVETPAAETPAVDEAPKVEEPAKPAEEVPVVAPVVAEESAKPAEETPVEAVPAAEDKALESPKEKPTAVKRNSFFGNVFSKKEKKTPELKPTEPEAAKDDAEAETAAPVIPPVEATTPLAVDVSNPATVPTETTEAAAATSPAPEAKKDLKEKRKSSLPFAFGKRDKSPAPVEGEKKESPFSKLRNTIRGKSPKPAEKREENKEEAVQEEPTEVKAEESKTEETPKVEEPTEAEKPKDASAAPVVTAAA; encoded by the exons ATGGCCGAGGAACAGAAGAACATCGAGGTCCCCCAGGAGACCAAGCCTGAGACCACTGGCATCTCTGCCCCTGCTGTCGAGGCTCCCGTTGAGACCAAGCCTGTCGAGGAGACTCCCGTTGTCGCCGCCGAGACTGCTCCCGCCGCTGAGGAGAAGGCTGCTGAGGAGGCCAAGCCCCTCGATGAGGCTGCTAAGaatgaggaggagaagaaggaggaagaggccaaGCCCGTTGAGGAGGGCCACCTGAACCACAAGGCTCAGGGTCTGAGCTTCCCCAA GAACCTTATCCCCACCAAGgagttcttcttcttcggcaCTGACGCCGTTGAGCCCAAGACTCTCTCCCACTACCTCAAGAGCGAGAAGTCCGCCGAGACTGCTCACTCTAACATTGCCTGGGCCTCCGAGACTGGTAAGGGTCTTCTCTTCGTTGGTGACAAGAAGAACCCCTCCAGCGTCATTAGCTTG GCCGATGCCACTGAGCCCGAGATCGATGGCTCCAACAAGTTCCATCTCACTTCCAAGGGCAACAAGCATACTTTCAAGGCTTCCAACACTGCCGAGCGCGACAACTGGGTTGCCCAGCTGAAGCTCAAGATTGCTGAGGCCAAGGAGCTAGCCACCACTGTTACCGAGTCTGAGACTTACACGGCCACCCTTGAGAGCTTCAAGCCtgccaagaaggaggagaaggttgCTGAGGCCCCTAAGGAGGAGACCGCTGCCGTTGTCCCTGCTACCGAGGAGGCTGCTCCCGCTACCGAGGAGACCgccaaggttgaggagcCCACTGAGGTTAAGACTGAGGAGCCCAAGCGCCGATCTGCCAGCCGCAAGCGCACCTCTTTCTTCGGCTTCGGcaagaaggaggaagctAAGAAGGACgaggtcaagaaggaggctgAGACCAAGAACGCCGACGAGGTCGCCGTCGAGACCCCCGCTGCTGAGACTCCCGCTGTCGACGAGGCCcccaaggttgaggagcCTGCCAAGCCCGCCGAGGAGGTTCCCGTCGTTGCCCCCGTTGTCGCCGAGGAGTCTGCTAAGCCTGCTGAGGAGACACCTGTTGAGGCTGTTCCTGCCGCCGAGGACAAGGCCCTCGAGAGCCCCAAGGAGAAGCCCACCGCCGTCAAGCGCAACAGCTTCTTCGGCAACGTATTCtccaagaaggagaagaagacccCTGAGCTCAAGCCTACTGAGCCTGAGGCTGCCAAGGACGATGCTGAGGCTGAGACTGCTGCCCCCGTGATCCCTCCTGTCGAGGCCACCACCCCCCTTGCCGTTGACGTTTCCAACCCCGCCACTGTCCCTACTGAGACTACTGAGGCTGCTGCCGCCACATCTCCTGCCcctgaggccaagaaggacctCAAGGAGAAGCGCAAGTCATCTCTGCCTTTCGCTTTCGGCAAGCGTGACAAGTCCCCTGCCCCCGTTGAgggtgagaagaaggagtctCCTTTCTCGAAGCTCCGCAACACCATCCGCGGCAAGTCCCCCAAGCCTGCTGAGAAGCGCGAGGAGAACAAGGAGGAGGCCGTCCAGGAGGAGCCCACTGAGGTCAAGGCTGAGGAGTCTAAGACCGAGGAGACCcccaaggttgaggagcCCACCGAGGCTGAGAAGCCCAAGGACGCCTCCGCTGCTCCCGTTGTCACCGCTGCCGCCTAG